A window of Castanea sativa cultivar Marrone di Chiusa Pesio chromosome 1, ASM4071231v1 contains these coding sequences:
- the LOC142628373 gene encoding protein ESSENTIAL FOR POTEXVIRUS ACCUMULATION 1 isoform X1 — MADRTDSDSRRHNNHHLSVTPPPKQISKDVQGSDNAIPLLLQGPDNVIPLSPQWLLPKPGESKPGIGNVENHFSPHPAYGNRSDIMKSSGNGEDMHETHKKKDVFRPSLLDMESGRRDRWRDEERDTNSSIRKDRWRDGDKDLGDIRRVDRWTENSSTRHPGEARRVPSDRWSDSSSRDANHDQRRESKWNTRWGPDDKETESLREKWLDSSKDGDVHLEKGLSHVANHGKDEREGDHYRPWRSSSMQSRGRGEPPHHQSLTPNKQVPTFSHGRGRGESTPPTFSLGRGRGSYGGSSINMRSQPLVTGADSVESSHGEPYRLRYSRTKLLDVYRMTDMSSNRKLVDGIAQGPYLTQDGPLEPLALCAPDSEELAVLKGIDKGDVVSSGAPQITKDGRTSTDFTQSRRTKLAGSREDIPPASDDYKDESIENSRVGSAEGSSYERHTHYPGTNSKMETPWDHKTFSDNKFKAEGFREDSDAYRKVEDVPIYRESSLPGNSSVPTTTWRAPPLGERSHNTLHDWRDTNDGRSRSSDMGWSDSSKEPTNDWESNLGNPSETKDETKWQSREDPILKRQLSGVLDKEHEARKAAQSSPEELVLYYKDPQGRIQGPFSGSDIITWFENGYFGLDLPVSISPNDLPWSSLGDVMPHLRAKAGPPPGFTAPKQNEFADASSRPNFSTFGNLHTGLNEIDIMRSEPRQRQGQGQGQGSTTEAENRFLESLMSGSMSSSPLEKFGFSEGMQGYSGNHSNSMPPSGVDGGNNLYLLAKRMALERQRSLTNPYPYWPGRDAASLVSKSDVVPDSPTPHSKLLSSINDNPIQPHSQNADFLSLVQGLSDRSSSGGNNGLAGWSNFPVQGGTDPLQNKIDFHHDQNFPPQAFGIQQQRLQPQNQPSLTNPVAQVIENPSGIFTPEKLLSSGLSQDPQVLNMLQQQYLLQLHSQAPVPTQQMLLLDKLLLLKQQQKQEEQQQLLRQQQQLLSQVLSEHQPHQHFGEPSFGQLQAAAIPTGNASVDPSRLHPSPEMFQVGPRMPIPSMQDDHNTNFVKLPPQVNQDVNFSASPEASSLNLTHPLFGNITPQKTWGAAVPKETADTRHKELLPRSSFVETMNVSAEEPQLVPKSAPDSELHDPRILEQTSDDTSRPDRNAVAVTTEHIAVSIPPKSAVAVSSAGTCESEVPALEHTNDAKVQPTVLLEEHQEPSMVTEVKNVEVREPRKASEKKSKKQKSSKSHSSSDQVKEGSKASLVQLKQSEINKQSVETDLDAGDALYGTSPQRTRDNSDTKVEIATMESVGFQQGQSFLPAGVLADDSGTVKVKSELGVLGSASVQNIQTHTGQRAWKPAPGFKPKSLLEIQQEEQRKAHTEIAVSEITTSVNSMSLSTPWAGVVANPDSKISRESHKDAGNTELGLGQSVGSVNQKNKKSHLHDILAEEVLAKSSERDVNVPDSVSSLATPQVSTTHLESVDDDNFIEAKDTKKSRKKSAKSKGAGPKAPVSLPSADVAVGSSPIEKGKSSRQTQPEKELLSAIPSGPSLGDFVLWKGESANSSPSPAWSTDSGKPTKPTSLRDIQKEQEKRASSTHASNQISTPQKSQPSLSARTSAPLWSLSAASPAKAASPIQINSHASQSKHKGDDDLFWGPVDQSKQETKQVDFPHLASQGNRVMKSTPVKGTSAGSLSRQKSVGGKPAEQSLSSSPATAQAYLKGKRDAMTNRSEAMDFRDWCESECLRLIGTNDTSVLEFCLKQSRSEAEMLLVENLGSYDPDHEFIDKFLNYKELLPADVLEIAFQSRNDQKVTGFSTRDVSSGNAGVGDIDQDTKMGPDGSMKGGGKKKGKKGKKVSPAVLGFNVVSNRIMMGEIQSAED, encoded by the exons ATGTTCAAGGGTCTGACAATGCTATTCCACTTTTACTTCAAGGGCCTGACAATGTTATTCCACTTTCACCACAGTGGCTTCTTCCAAAGCCAGGGGAGAGTAAGCCTGGAATAGGAAATGTG gaaaaCCATTTCAGCCCCCATCCAGCTTATGGCAATCGCTCAGATATCATGAAGTCATCGGGAAATGGTGAGGACATGCATGAAACCCATAAGAAAAAGGATGTTTTCAGGCCATCTTTACTTGATATGGAAAGTGGTCGCCGCGATCGCTGGCGTGATGAAGAAAGAGACACTAATTCCTCCATCCGCAAAGATCGTTGGAGGGATGGAGACAAAGACCTTGGTGACATTCGTAGGGTGGATCGTTGGACGGAAAATTCGTCTACAAGACACCCTGGAGAAGCACGTCGTGTTCCATCTGACCGGTGGTCTGACTCGAGTAGCAGGGATGCCAATCATGATCAACGACGTGAGAGCAAATGGAACACGCGTTGGGGGCCCGATGATAAGGAGACTGAAAGTTTGCGTGAGAAGTGGCTTGACTCTAGCAAAGATGGTGATGTGCACCTTGAAAAGGGGTTGTCTCATGTTGCCAATCATGGAAAGGATGAGAGGGAGGGGGATCATTATCGGCCATGGAGATCTAGTTCCATGCAAAGCCGAGGACGGGGGGAGCCTCCGCATCACCAAAGCCTAACGCCAAACAAACAAGTTCCTACATTTTCTCATGGTCGTGGGCGTGGGGAAAGTACTCCCCCGACCTTTTCTCTAGGACGTGGACGAGGCAGCTATGGTGGCAGCTCCATAAACATGCGTTCTCAACCTCTAGTAACTGGGGCAGACTCAGTTGAGAGTAGTCATGGGGAGCCTTACCGCTTAAGATATAGTAGGACAAAGTTGCTTGATGTATACAGAATGACTGATATGAGTTCAAATCGAAAATTAGTTGATGGGATTGCACAAGGGCCTTACCTTACGCAAGATGGACCATTAGAGCCCTTGGCATTATGTGCACCAGATTCTGAGGAATTG gctgttttaaagggaattgACAAAGGGGACGTTGTAAGTAGTGGTGCACCACAGATAACTAAAGATGGAAGGACATCAACAGATTTTACACAGTCAAGACGGACCAAGCTTG CAGGAAGTAGGGAGGATATACCACCTGCTTCTGATGATTACAAAGATGAAAGCATTGAAAATTCAAGAGTTGGTTCTGCCGAAGGCTCCTCCTATGAAAGGCACACACACTATCCTGGAACCAACTCAAAAATGGAAACCCCATGGGATCATAAGACATTCTCTGATAACAAGTTTAAAGCCGAAG GTTTTAGAGAAGATAGTGATGCATATAGGAAGGTCGAGGATGTGCCCATTTATAGGGAATCAAGTCTCCCAGGGAATTCTTCTGTTCCTACCACCACATGGCGAGCCCCTCCACTGGGGGAACGCTCACATAACACCTTGCATGATTGGAGAGATACAAATGATGGCAGGTCAAGGTCCTCTGATATGGGCTGGTCAGATTCATCCAAGGAACCAACTAATGATTGGGAAAGTAATTTGGGTAACCCATCTGAAACAAAAGACGAAACCAAGTGGCAATCCCGTGAGGATCCCATTCTTAAGAGACAGCTATCTGGAGTTTTGGACAAGGAACATGAAGCCAGGAAAGCTGCTCAGTCTTCTCCAGAGGAGTTAGTGCTTTATTATAAAGATCCACAGGGAAGAATTCAAGGCCCTTTTAGTGGGAGTGATATTATTACATGGTTCGAGAATGGATATTTTGGCTTAGATTTGCCAGTCAGCATAAGCCCGAATGATTTGCCATGGTCGTCACTTGGTGATGTTATGCCCCATTTACGAGCTAAAGCTGGGCCACCACCTGGATTTACTGCACCAAAACAGAATGAATTTGCGGATGCATCTAGTAGGCCAAACTTCAGTACCTTTGGTAACCTTCACACTGGCTTAAATGAAATTGATATTATGAGGAGCGAACCCAGGCAAAGGCAAGGGCAAGGGCAAGGGCAAGGTTCGACAACAGAAGCTGAGAATAGATTTCTGGAGTCACTGATGTCTGGTAGTATGAGCAGTTCACCACTGGAGAAGTTTGGCTTTTCTGAAG GTATGCAAGGATATAGTGGAAATCATTCTAATAGTATGCCCCCTTCGGGAGTAGATGGTGGAAACAACCTTTACTTGTTGGCAAAGAGAATGGCTCTTGAACGGCAGAGGTCCTTAACAAATCCTTATCCATATTGGCCCGGAAGAGATGCTGCATCCTTGGTTTCAAAGTCCGATGTTGTCCCAGACTCCCCAACGCCACATTCAAAGCTTCTATCATCCATAAATGACAATCCTATTCAGCCTCATTCTCAAAATGCTGACTTCTTGTCCCTTGTCCAAGGCTTATCTGACCGGTCATCCTCTGGTGGAAATAATGGTCTTGCTGGTTGGTCGAATTTTCCTGTCCAAGGTGGAACAGATCCACTTCAGAATAAGATCGACTTTCATCATGATCAGAATTTTCCTCCCCAAGCTTTCGGGATCCAACAACAGAGGCTACAACCACAAAACCAACCATCTTTAACAAATCCAGTTGCCCAAGTTATAGAAAATCCATCTGGTATTTTTACTCCAGAAAAGTTACTATCATCTGGTTTATCACAAGATCCACAAGTATTAAATATGCTGCAACAACAGTACTTGTTGCAGTTACATTCGCAGGCGCCGGTTCCAACACAGCAGATGTTATTGTTGGATAAACTCTTATTGCTTAAGCAGCAACAGAAACAGGAGGAGCAGCAACAGTTATTACGGCAACAACAGCAATTACTTTCTCAGGTTCTGTCAGAGCATCAACCTCACCAGCATTTTGGTGAGCCATCTTTTGGACAGTTACAGGCAGCTGCAATACCAACAGGGAATGCATCTGTTGATCCTTCTCGGCTACATCCATCTCCAGAGATGTTCCAGGTAGGGCCACGGATGCCAATTCCCAGTATGCAAGATGACCACAATACTAACTTTGTGAAATTGCCTCCACAAGTTAATCAGGATGTCAATTTTAGTGCAAGTCCTGAAGCCTCTTCTTTAAATCTAACTCATCCATTATTTGGGAATATTACACCTCAAAAGACTTGGGGTGCTGCTGTTCCAAAAGAAACCGCTGATACCCGTCATAAAGAATTGTTGCCAAGGTCTTCGTTTGTTGAAACCATGAACGTATCTGCAGAGGAACCTCAGCTTGTGCCGAAATCTGCCCCTGATTCTGAATTGCATGATCCTAGAATACTGGAGCAGACATCAGATGACACTTCAAGGCCTGACAGAAATGCCGTGGCTGTGACCACTGAACATATTGCAGTATCCATACCTCCTAAAAGTGCTGTTGCTGTGTCATCAGCAGGAACTTGTGAGAGTGAAGTGCCTGCGCTTGAGCATACCAATGATGCAAAGGTTCAGCCTACTGTTTTGCTTGAAGAACATCAAGAGCCCTCTATGGTGACAGAAGTTAAGAATGTTGAAGTGCGCGAGCCAAGAAAAGCTTCTGAGAAGAAGTCTAAGAAGCAAAAGTCTTCCAAGTCGCACTCCTCTTCTGACCAGGTAAAGGAAGGATCTAAGGCTTCGCTTGTGCAATTAAAGCAATCTGAAATTAATAAGCAGAGTGTCGAGACAGACCTTGATGCTGGAGATGCACTATACGGAACATCTCCACAGAGGACAAGAGACAACAGCGACACGAAAGTTGAAATTGCTACCATGGAAAGTGTGGGATTCCAGCAAGGACAAAGCTTTTTGCCTGCAGGAGTTTTGGCAGATGACAGCGGAACTGTCAAAGTCAAGAGTGAATTGGGAGTACTTGGGTCTGCCTCAGTGCAGAATATCCAGACACATACTGGACAACGAGCTTGGAAGCCTGCTCCTGGTTTCAAGCCTAAGTCATTGTTGGAAATTCAACAGGAAGAACAAAGGAAGGCACATACAGAAATTGCGGTATCTGAGATCACAACTTCTGTCAACTCCATGAGTTTGTCAACTCCTTGGGCTGGAGTTGTGGCCAATccggactcaaaaatatctagaGAATCTCACAAAGATGCAGGGAATACCGAGTTAGGTCTAGGGCAATCTGTAGGCTCTGTGAAtcaaaagaacaagaaaagccATTTACATGATATATTGGCAGAAGAAGTTTTGGCGAAGTCTAGTGAAAGAGATGTTAATGTTCCTGACAGTGTATCTAGTCTGGCTACCCCACAAGTTTCGACCACCCATTTGGAATCTGTAGACGATGATAACTTTATTGAGGCTAAAGACACTAAAAAGAGTCGCAAAAAGTCCGCAAAATCTAAGGGTGCTGGACCTAAGGCCCCAGTATCGCTACCTTCTGCTGATGTTGCTGTTGGTTCAAGTCCCATTGAGAAAGGCAAAAGCTCTCGTCAAACACAGCCGGAGAAGGAACTATTGTCTGCCATCCCATCAGGGCCTTCTCTGGGAGACTTTGTTCTTTGGAAGGGTGAGTCAGCAAACTCTTCCCCGTCTCCTGCATGGTCTACTGACTCTGGGAAGCCTACTAAACCTACATCTTTAAGGGACATCCAAAAGGAGCAGGAGAAAAGAGCCTCTTCTACCCATGCTTCAAATCAGATCTCAACTCCACAAAAATCCCAGCCATCTCTGTCTGCCCGCACCAGTGCTCCATTATGGTCTCTTTCTGCTGCTTCTCCTGCTAAAGCTGCATCTCCAATCCAGATCAATTCCCATGCTTCTCAGTCAAAACATAAAGGAGATGATGACCTATTTTGGGGTCCAGTTGATCAATCAAAGCAAGAAACTAAGCA GGTGGATTTCCCTCATCTTGCAAGCCAGGGCAATAGGGTAATGAAAAGTACTCCTGTCAAAGGAACTTCAGCTGGATCGTTAAGCCGACAAAAATCAGTTGGTGGCAAACCTGCTGAACAATCTCTTTCATCCTCACCTGCCACTGCGCAGGCTTACCtaaaagggaaaagagatgcCATGACCAATCGTTCAG AGGCCATGGACTTCAGAGATTGGTGCGAGAGTGAGTGTCTCAGGCTTATTGGGACGAACG ATACGAGTGTCCTTGAATTTTGCTTGAAGCAGTCCAGATCAGAGGCTGAGATGCTTCTGGTTGAGAACCTTGGATCATATGATCCTGATCATGAGTTCATTGACAAATTCCTCAACTACAAGGAGTTATTACCAGCGGATGTCCTTGAAATTGCATTTCAAAGTCGGAATGATCAGAAGGTCACTGGATTCAGTACCAGAGATGTGAGTTCGGGCAATGCAGGTGTTGGGGACATTGATCAAGATACCAAAATGGGCCCTGATGGGTCCATGAAAGGGGGAGGAAAAAAGAAGgggaagaaaggaaagaagGTTAGCCCCGCTGTTTTGGGATTTAATGTTGTTAGCAACCGGATCATGATGGGTGAGATTCAGAGTGCTGAAGATTAG
- the LOC142628373 gene encoding protein ESSENTIAL FOR POTEXVIRUS ACCUMULATION 1 isoform X2, protein MADRTDSDSRRHNNHHLSVTPPPKQISKDVQGSDNAIPLLLQGPDNVIPLSPQWLLPKPGESKPGIGNVENHFSPHPAYGNRSDIMKSSGNGEDMHETHKKKDVFRPSLLDMESGRRDRWRDEERDTNSSIRKDRWRDGDKDLGDIRRVDRWTENSSTRHPGEARRVPSDRWSDSSSRDANHDQRRESKWNTRWGPDDKETESLREKWLDSSKDGDVHLEKGLSHVANHGKDEREGDHYRPWRSSSMQSRGRGEPPHHQSLTPNKQVPTFSHGRGRGESTPPTFSLGRGRGSYGGSSINMRSQPLVTGADSVESSHGEPYRLRYSRTKLLDVYRMTDMSSNRKLVDGIAQGPYLTQDGPLEPLALCAPDSEELAVLKGIDKGDVVSSGAPQITKDGRTSTDFTQSRRTKLGSREDIPPASDDYKDESIENSRVGSAEGSSYERHTHYPGTNSKMETPWDHKTFSDNKFKAEGFREDSDAYRKVEDVPIYRESSLPGNSSVPTTTWRAPPLGERSHNTLHDWRDTNDGRSRSSDMGWSDSSKEPTNDWESNLGNPSETKDETKWQSREDPILKRQLSGVLDKEHEARKAAQSSPEELVLYYKDPQGRIQGPFSGSDIITWFENGYFGLDLPVSISPNDLPWSSLGDVMPHLRAKAGPPPGFTAPKQNEFADASSRPNFSTFGNLHTGLNEIDIMRSEPRQRQGQGQGQGSTTEAENRFLESLMSGSMSSSPLEKFGFSEGMQGYSGNHSNSMPPSGVDGGNNLYLLAKRMALERQRSLTNPYPYWPGRDAASLVSKSDVVPDSPTPHSKLLSSINDNPIQPHSQNADFLSLVQGLSDRSSSGGNNGLAGWSNFPVQGGTDPLQNKIDFHHDQNFPPQAFGIQQQRLQPQNQPSLTNPVAQVIENPSGIFTPEKLLSSGLSQDPQVLNMLQQQYLLQLHSQAPVPTQQMLLLDKLLLLKQQQKQEEQQQLLRQQQQLLSQVLSEHQPHQHFGEPSFGQLQAAAIPTGNASVDPSRLHPSPEMFQVGPRMPIPSMQDDHNTNFVKLPPQVNQDVNFSASPEASSLNLTHPLFGNITPQKTWGAAVPKETADTRHKELLPRSSFVETMNVSAEEPQLVPKSAPDSELHDPRILEQTSDDTSRPDRNAVAVTTEHIAVSIPPKSAVAVSSAGTCESEVPALEHTNDAKVQPTVLLEEHQEPSMVTEVKNVEVREPRKASEKKSKKQKSSKSHSSSDQVKEGSKASLVQLKQSEINKQSVETDLDAGDALYGTSPQRTRDNSDTKVEIATMESVGFQQGQSFLPAGVLADDSGTVKVKSELGVLGSASVQNIQTHTGQRAWKPAPGFKPKSLLEIQQEEQRKAHTEIAVSEITTSVNSMSLSTPWAGVVANPDSKISRESHKDAGNTELGLGQSVGSVNQKNKKSHLHDILAEEVLAKSSERDVNVPDSVSSLATPQVSTTHLESVDDDNFIEAKDTKKSRKKSAKSKGAGPKAPVSLPSADVAVGSSPIEKGKSSRQTQPEKELLSAIPSGPSLGDFVLWKGESANSSPSPAWSTDSGKPTKPTSLRDIQKEQEKRASSTHASNQISTPQKSQPSLSARTSAPLWSLSAASPAKAASPIQINSHASQSKHKGDDDLFWGPVDQSKQETKQVDFPHLASQGNRVMKSTPVKGTSAGSLSRQKSVGGKPAEQSLSSSPATAQAYLKGKRDAMTNRSEAMDFRDWCESECLRLIGTNDTSVLEFCLKQSRSEAEMLLVENLGSYDPDHEFIDKFLNYKELLPADVLEIAFQSRNDQKVTGFSTRDVSSGNAGVGDIDQDTKMGPDGSMKGGGKKKGKKGKKVSPAVLGFNVVSNRIMMGEIQSAED, encoded by the exons ATGTTCAAGGGTCTGACAATGCTATTCCACTTTTACTTCAAGGGCCTGACAATGTTATTCCACTTTCACCACAGTGGCTTCTTCCAAAGCCAGGGGAGAGTAAGCCTGGAATAGGAAATGTG gaaaaCCATTTCAGCCCCCATCCAGCTTATGGCAATCGCTCAGATATCATGAAGTCATCGGGAAATGGTGAGGACATGCATGAAACCCATAAGAAAAAGGATGTTTTCAGGCCATCTTTACTTGATATGGAAAGTGGTCGCCGCGATCGCTGGCGTGATGAAGAAAGAGACACTAATTCCTCCATCCGCAAAGATCGTTGGAGGGATGGAGACAAAGACCTTGGTGACATTCGTAGGGTGGATCGTTGGACGGAAAATTCGTCTACAAGACACCCTGGAGAAGCACGTCGTGTTCCATCTGACCGGTGGTCTGACTCGAGTAGCAGGGATGCCAATCATGATCAACGACGTGAGAGCAAATGGAACACGCGTTGGGGGCCCGATGATAAGGAGACTGAAAGTTTGCGTGAGAAGTGGCTTGACTCTAGCAAAGATGGTGATGTGCACCTTGAAAAGGGGTTGTCTCATGTTGCCAATCATGGAAAGGATGAGAGGGAGGGGGATCATTATCGGCCATGGAGATCTAGTTCCATGCAAAGCCGAGGACGGGGGGAGCCTCCGCATCACCAAAGCCTAACGCCAAACAAACAAGTTCCTACATTTTCTCATGGTCGTGGGCGTGGGGAAAGTACTCCCCCGACCTTTTCTCTAGGACGTGGACGAGGCAGCTATGGTGGCAGCTCCATAAACATGCGTTCTCAACCTCTAGTAACTGGGGCAGACTCAGTTGAGAGTAGTCATGGGGAGCCTTACCGCTTAAGATATAGTAGGACAAAGTTGCTTGATGTATACAGAATGACTGATATGAGTTCAAATCGAAAATTAGTTGATGGGATTGCACAAGGGCCTTACCTTACGCAAGATGGACCATTAGAGCCCTTGGCATTATGTGCACCAGATTCTGAGGAATTG gctgttttaaagggaattgACAAAGGGGACGTTGTAAGTAGTGGTGCACCACAGATAACTAAAGATGGAAGGACATCAACAGATTTTACACAGTCAAGACGGACCAAGCTTG GAAGTAGGGAGGATATACCACCTGCTTCTGATGATTACAAAGATGAAAGCATTGAAAATTCAAGAGTTGGTTCTGCCGAAGGCTCCTCCTATGAAAGGCACACACACTATCCTGGAACCAACTCAAAAATGGAAACCCCATGGGATCATAAGACATTCTCTGATAACAAGTTTAAAGCCGAAG GTTTTAGAGAAGATAGTGATGCATATAGGAAGGTCGAGGATGTGCCCATTTATAGGGAATCAAGTCTCCCAGGGAATTCTTCTGTTCCTACCACCACATGGCGAGCCCCTCCACTGGGGGAACGCTCACATAACACCTTGCATGATTGGAGAGATACAAATGATGGCAGGTCAAGGTCCTCTGATATGGGCTGGTCAGATTCATCCAAGGAACCAACTAATGATTGGGAAAGTAATTTGGGTAACCCATCTGAAACAAAAGACGAAACCAAGTGGCAATCCCGTGAGGATCCCATTCTTAAGAGACAGCTATCTGGAGTTTTGGACAAGGAACATGAAGCCAGGAAAGCTGCTCAGTCTTCTCCAGAGGAGTTAGTGCTTTATTATAAAGATCCACAGGGAAGAATTCAAGGCCCTTTTAGTGGGAGTGATATTATTACATGGTTCGAGAATGGATATTTTGGCTTAGATTTGCCAGTCAGCATAAGCCCGAATGATTTGCCATGGTCGTCACTTGGTGATGTTATGCCCCATTTACGAGCTAAAGCTGGGCCACCACCTGGATTTACTGCACCAAAACAGAATGAATTTGCGGATGCATCTAGTAGGCCAAACTTCAGTACCTTTGGTAACCTTCACACTGGCTTAAATGAAATTGATATTATGAGGAGCGAACCCAGGCAAAGGCAAGGGCAAGGGCAAGGGCAAGGTTCGACAACAGAAGCTGAGAATAGATTTCTGGAGTCACTGATGTCTGGTAGTATGAGCAGTTCACCACTGGAGAAGTTTGGCTTTTCTGAAG GTATGCAAGGATATAGTGGAAATCATTCTAATAGTATGCCCCCTTCGGGAGTAGATGGTGGAAACAACCTTTACTTGTTGGCAAAGAGAATGGCTCTTGAACGGCAGAGGTCCTTAACAAATCCTTATCCATATTGGCCCGGAAGAGATGCTGCATCCTTGGTTTCAAAGTCCGATGTTGTCCCAGACTCCCCAACGCCACATTCAAAGCTTCTATCATCCATAAATGACAATCCTATTCAGCCTCATTCTCAAAATGCTGACTTCTTGTCCCTTGTCCAAGGCTTATCTGACCGGTCATCCTCTGGTGGAAATAATGGTCTTGCTGGTTGGTCGAATTTTCCTGTCCAAGGTGGAACAGATCCACTTCAGAATAAGATCGACTTTCATCATGATCAGAATTTTCCTCCCCAAGCTTTCGGGATCCAACAACAGAGGCTACAACCACAAAACCAACCATCTTTAACAAATCCAGTTGCCCAAGTTATAGAAAATCCATCTGGTATTTTTACTCCAGAAAAGTTACTATCATCTGGTTTATCACAAGATCCACAAGTATTAAATATGCTGCAACAACAGTACTTGTTGCAGTTACATTCGCAGGCGCCGGTTCCAACACAGCAGATGTTATTGTTGGATAAACTCTTATTGCTTAAGCAGCAACAGAAACAGGAGGAGCAGCAACAGTTATTACGGCAACAACAGCAATTACTTTCTCAGGTTCTGTCAGAGCATCAACCTCACCAGCATTTTGGTGAGCCATCTTTTGGACAGTTACAGGCAGCTGCAATACCAACAGGGAATGCATCTGTTGATCCTTCTCGGCTACATCCATCTCCAGAGATGTTCCAGGTAGGGCCACGGATGCCAATTCCCAGTATGCAAGATGACCACAATACTAACTTTGTGAAATTGCCTCCACAAGTTAATCAGGATGTCAATTTTAGTGCAAGTCCTGAAGCCTCTTCTTTAAATCTAACTCATCCATTATTTGGGAATATTACACCTCAAAAGACTTGGGGTGCTGCTGTTCCAAAAGAAACCGCTGATACCCGTCATAAAGAATTGTTGCCAAGGTCTTCGTTTGTTGAAACCATGAACGTATCTGCAGAGGAACCTCAGCTTGTGCCGAAATCTGCCCCTGATTCTGAATTGCATGATCCTAGAATACTGGAGCAGACATCAGATGACACTTCAAGGCCTGACAGAAATGCCGTGGCTGTGACCACTGAACATATTGCAGTATCCATACCTCCTAAAAGTGCTGTTGCTGTGTCATCAGCAGGAACTTGTGAGAGTGAAGTGCCTGCGCTTGAGCATACCAATGATGCAAAGGTTCAGCCTACTGTTTTGCTTGAAGAACATCAAGAGCCCTCTATGGTGACAGAAGTTAAGAATGTTGAAGTGCGCGAGCCAAGAAAAGCTTCTGAGAAGAAGTCTAAGAAGCAAAAGTCTTCCAAGTCGCACTCCTCTTCTGACCAGGTAAAGGAAGGATCTAAGGCTTCGCTTGTGCAATTAAAGCAATCTGAAATTAATAAGCAGAGTGTCGAGACAGACCTTGATGCTGGAGATGCACTATACGGAACATCTCCACAGAGGACAAGAGACAACAGCGACACGAAAGTTGAAATTGCTACCATGGAAAGTGTGGGATTCCAGCAAGGACAAAGCTTTTTGCCTGCAGGAGTTTTGGCAGATGACAGCGGAACTGTCAAAGTCAAGAGTGAATTGGGAGTACTTGGGTCTGCCTCAGTGCAGAATATCCAGACACATACTGGACAACGAGCTTGGAAGCCTGCTCCTGGTTTCAAGCCTAAGTCATTGTTGGAAATTCAACAGGAAGAACAAAGGAAGGCACATACAGAAATTGCGGTATCTGAGATCACAACTTCTGTCAACTCCATGAGTTTGTCAACTCCTTGGGCTGGAGTTGTGGCCAATccggactcaaaaatatctagaGAATCTCACAAAGATGCAGGGAATACCGAGTTAGGTCTAGGGCAATCTGTAGGCTCTGTGAAtcaaaagaacaagaaaagccATTTACATGATATATTGGCAGAAGAAGTTTTGGCGAAGTCTAGTGAAAGAGATGTTAATGTTCCTGACAGTGTATCTAGTCTGGCTACCCCACAAGTTTCGACCACCCATTTGGAATCTGTAGACGATGATAACTTTATTGAGGCTAAAGACACTAAAAAGAGTCGCAAAAAGTCCGCAAAATCTAAGGGTGCTGGACCTAAGGCCCCAGTATCGCTACCTTCTGCTGATGTTGCTGTTGGTTCAAGTCCCATTGAGAAAGGCAAAAGCTCTCGTCAAACACAGCCGGAGAAGGAACTATTGTCTGCCATCCCATCAGGGCCTTCTCTGGGAGACTTTGTTCTTTGGAAGGGTGAGTCAGCAAACTCTTCCCCGTCTCCTGCATGGTCTACTGACTCTGGGAAGCCTACTAAACCTACATCTTTAAGGGACATCCAAAAGGAGCAGGAGAAAAGAGCCTCTTCTACCCATGCTTCAAATCAGATCTCAACTCCACAAAAATCCCAGCCATCTCTGTCTGCCCGCACCAGTGCTCCATTATGGTCTCTTTCTGCTGCTTCTCCTGCTAAAGCTGCATCTCCAATCCAGATCAATTCCCATGCTTCTCAGTCAAAACATAAAGGAGATGATGACCTATTTTGGGGTCCAGTTGATCAATCAAAGCAAGAAACTAAGCA GGTGGATTTCCCTCATCTTGCAAGCCAGGGCAATAGGGTAATGAAAAGTACTCCTGTCAAAGGAACTTCAGCTGGATCGTTAAGCCGACAAAAATCAGTTGGTGGCAAACCTGCTGAACAATCTCTTTCATCCTCACCTGCCACTGCGCAGGCTTACCtaaaagggaaaagagatgcCATGACCAATCGTTCAG AGGCCATGGACTTCAGAGATTGGTGCGAGAGTGAGTGTCTCAGGCTTATTGGGACGAACG ATACGAGTGTCCTTGAATTTTGCTTGAAGCAGTCCAGATCAGAGGCTGAGATGCTTCTGGTTGAGAACCTTGGATCATATGATCCTGATCATGAGTTCATTGACAAATTCCTCAACTACAAGGAGTTATTACCAGCGGATGTCCTTGAAATTGCATTTCAAAGTCGGAATGATCAGAAGGTCACTGGATTCAGTACCAGAGATGTGAGTTCGGGCAATGCAGGTGTTGGGGACATTGATCAAGATACCAAAATGGGCCCTGATGGGTCCATGAAAGGGGGAGGAAAAAAGAAGgggaagaaaggaaagaagGTTAGCCCCGCTGTTTTGGGATTTAATGTTGTTAGCAACCGGATCATGATGGGTGAGATTCAGAGTGCTGAAGATTAG